GGTCGGCGCCACGGACTGGTACATCCGGCGGCCCTTCGTGCTGGAGGGCATGCTGCTGGGCACCGTGGGCGCAGGGCTGGCCAGCGGCGTCACGGCCTGGGGCTACATCCGGCTGGCGCCGGCGATTCAGCAGACAATTCCGTTCCTGCCCGTGGTGCAGCCCGGGGCCGTCCTGCAGGACCTTACGCTCGCCCTGTTGGGGCTGGGCGCCGTGCTGGGGGCCCTCGCCAGCTATTTCTCCCTGCACCGCTACCTGAAGGTCTAAGGGGGTGCCGGTCAGGATGCAGAGACGGATCCGCTGGGCCTGGGTCGCGCTGGGCGCGCTGCTCCTGAACATGGCCCTGCCGCTCAGGCCACAGGCCGCGCAGGCCAACGACATCCGGGCGCAGCTGGAACAAGCCCAACGCGACCTGGAGGCCGTGCGGCGGAAGCAGAAGGAAGTGCAGAACGAGCTGGCCGACCTGGCCTTCCAGGCCGAGGAGGCGGAGGCGCAGCTGCGGTTGGTCGAGGCGGAGCTGGTGCAGGCCAACGCCAACCTGGCGATCGTCGCCGCGGAGTACGAGGAGGTCTCGGCCGAACTGGAGTTGGTGCAGGCCGAGGTGGCGCTGGCGCAGGCCCGCTACGCGGAGAAGCGCAAGATCCTGGGCGACCGGATTCGGGCCATGCGGGAGAACGGCCCGGTGGACAAGCTGTCCGTGCTCTTCGGCGCGGCCACCTTCCGGGAGTTCATCAGCCGTGCGGAGATCCTCGCGACCATCGCCCGCAAGGACCGCGAGCTGGTGGAGCAGATGAAGGCCGAGAAGCTGGCGCTGGAAGAGAAGCAGCGGCAGGTGGAGGGGCGGAAGACCCGGCTCGCCGCCCTGAAGGCGGAGGCGGAGGAGTACCAGGCAACGGTGGTGGCGAAGCGGGAGGAGCGGGAGCAGGTGTCGCGGTCCCTGGAGGACCGGCGGCAGGCGCTTGCCGCCCAGCTGGATGAGATGGAGCGGTACGGACAGCAGCTGGCCGAGCAGGTGGCCGCCCTGGTGCGGGAGCTGAACAGGCAAGCCGGGGTCTTCGCACCGATCCCGCCGGTGACCCCGGTGATCATCACCGACCACTTCGGCATGCGCTGGCATCCGATCCTGGGCACCCAGCGCATGCACTACGGCACGGACTTCGCGGCCAACTACGGCCAGACCGTCCGCGCGATCGAGGCCGGCGTGGTACTGCAGACCAGCTACGACGACGTCTACGGCAACCTGGTCATCATCGACCACGGCGGTGGCATCACGTCGTGGTACGCGCACAACAGCCGGATTCTGGTCTCGCCCGGCCAGGCGGTGAGCCAGGGGGAAGCGATCGCCCTCGCGGGCTCGACGGGCTGGTCGACGGGGCCTCACGTGCACCTGGAGATTCACGTGGACGGGGTGCAGAAGAATCCGCTGGACTACATCAACTGGTGAGCGCACGCAGGGAGGAGGGGCCCGGACCGCGGGAGCGCGGACCGGGCCTTCGGGTTTGGCAACGTCGTTTGACCACAAAGCATTGTGCGGAGTATACTCCTGGTTAGCCCCTGATACACATGGGGCAGAGGCTTGTTTGCCACAGAGAGGATGACGCTGAACATGGACGAGCGCCGCACGAGATTCGGGCTGTCGCTGCTCCTGGTCGCGGTGACGGGCGTGGTCAGCTACGCGCTGGGGGCGCTGGGATGGCCGCCCGCGCTTCAGGAATCGATGTCGCAACTCAGGGACCGACTGCCGGTGGCGGGCTCGTCGCTGTCGGGGCTCCAGGTGGAGCGGCTGGAGGAGGTCATGCGGGCGATTCAGGGGCAGTACGTGGAAGAGGTGGACGTCGAGGCTCTGAACGTCGGCGCGCTCCGGGGCATGGTGGAGGCCCTGGGCGACCGGTATTCCACCTTCTTCACCCCAGAGGAGTACCGCTCGTTCGTCGAGGGGTTCGAGCCCACGTTCAGCGGCATTGGGGTGACGGTGGAGATCTCCCAGCAGACCGGCCTGCTCACCGTGGTTTCGCCCATCAAGGGGAGCCCGGGGGCGAAGGCCGGGCTGCGCACGGGTGATGCGATCATCCAGGTGGACGGCCGCGACATCACGGGGATGAGCCT
The nucleotide sequence above comes from Symbiobacterium thermophilum IAM 14863. Encoded proteins:
- a CDS encoding murein hydrolase activator EnvC family protein, which produces MQRRIRWAWVALGALLLNMALPLRPQAAQANDIRAQLEQAQRDLEAVRRKQKEVQNELADLAFQAEEAEAQLRLVEAELVQANANLAIVAAEYEEVSAELELVQAEVALAQARYAEKRKILGDRIRAMRENGPVDKLSVLFGAATFREFISRAEILATIARKDRELVEQMKAEKLALEEKQRQVEGRKTRLAALKAEAEEYQATVVAKREEREQVSRSLEDRRQALAAQLDEMERYGQQLAEQVAALVRELNRQAGVFAPIPPVTPVIITDHFGMRWHPILGTQRMHYGTDFAANYGQTVRAIEAGVVLQTSYDDVYGNLVIIDHGGGITSWYAHNSRILVSPGQAVSQGEAIALAGSTGWSTGPHVHLEIHVDGVQKNPLDYINW